A genomic window from Halogeometricum borinquense DSM 11551 includes:
- a CDS encoding alpha/beta hydrolase: MRASFGSPPVEVVRDVTFASPPQRSLRLDVYRPAGGSGARRALVVLLHGGGWHAGDRSDLTQVALSLAERRFVCAVPDFRLSREATFPAAIRDVKAAIRWCRANADAVGVAPDRIATFGPSTGAHLAVLAALTGNDPRLAPDPAHVSDAVANTSDAVTATVGVGGLYNFEHTPDRAELTAFLGGSRNEVPERYELASPSSHLDDGGPPTLLLHGGDDDVLPAMASELFYDGLEEAGIDAECVVADGVGHHVLDEQFDWVIDWSEGFLDRQLR; the protein is encoded by the coding sequence ATGCGAGCATCGTTCGGTTCGCCGCCGGTTGAAGTTGTCCGCGACGTGACGTTCGCCTCGCCGCCGCAGCGTTCGCTCCGACTCGATGTCTACCGGCCCGCTGGCGGGTCAGGTGCCCGACGCGCACTCGTCGTCCTGCTCCACGGCGGCGGCTGGCACGCGGGCGACCGGAGTGATCTGACGCAGGTCGCACTCTCGCTTGCGGAACGTCGGTTTGTCTGCGCCGTCCCCGACTTCCGCTTGAGCCGCGAGGCGACGTTCCCAGCCGCAATACGCGACGTGAAAGCGGCGATTCGGTGGTGTCGCGCGAACGCAGACGCTGTCGGTGTGGCCCCCGACCGCATCGCTACGTTCGGCCCCTCGACAGGGGCGCATCTCGCCGTTCTCGCCGCTCTCACGGGCAACGACCCGCGACTCGCACCCGACCCTGCCCACGTCTCCGACGCCGTTGCCAACACCTCCGACGCCGTGACCGCGACAGTCGGGGTTGGTGGGCTGTACAACTTCGAACACACGCCGGACAGAGCCGAACTGACGGCGTTTTTGGGCGGGTCACGGAACGAGGTTCCGGAGCGATACGAACTCGCCTCTCCCTCGTCGCACCTTGACGACGGGGGCCCGCCGACGCTGCTCCTGCACGGCGGCGACGACGATGTGCTTCCGGCGATGGCTTCGGAGTTGTTCTACGACGGCTTAGAGGAAGCCGGTATCGACGCCGAGTGCGTCGTCGCCGACGGCGTGGGCCACCACGTTCTCGACGAGCAGTTCGATTGGGTTATCGACTGGTCTGAGGGCTTTCTGGACCGACAGCTCCGATGA
- a CDS encoding MATE family efflux transporter yields the protein MTSGAITPKLVSLSWPLVAGNLLQTFYNLADMFWVGRVGPKAVAAVSLMFPTAWMFVSVAMGVTAAAVALVSQHVGAGDDRAAERVVGQSLLLAIGVGVLLAIIGYLGRHQLLTLIGAQGRVYTEALAYAEVLFVTLPFTFVFFAFRAVLRGAGDTRTAMWLVVVSAGLNVILDPLFILGYGPFSAMGTRGAAVATLVARIVAAAAGLSILLHGGWGARLRIPDLRPDPTLLRKLVDVGYPATLDGLARSFAAVALAALVARFGSVATAAYGIGLRLMSVSWTVSGAVGQAAATGVGQNLGANTPDRAAEVTWKATAGTMAILGAVGGVVWAFPAVFMRVFIDDAPVVAAGVEMLTIIAPFWAFLGGLMVIQGAFRGAGRTRVSMVLSLISRWVVRFPAAFVLAYTLSWGVTGLWWGLSLSGIVTFVVGCLWFLHGEWRSAVVDEDDTEDDDAHRDTDETPSVAD from the coding sequence ATGACAAGCGGGGCGATTACGCCAAAACTCGTCTCTCTCTCGTGGCCTCTCGTCGCGGGGAATCTCCTCCAGACGTTCTACAATCTCGCGGATATGTTCTGGGTCGGTCGCGTCGGTCCCAAGGCCGTCGCCGCCGTCTCCCTCATGTTCCCCACCGCGTGGATGTTCGTCTCCGTCGCCATGGGCGTCACGGCCGCTGCCGTCGCCCTCGTCTCCCAGCACGTCGGGGCAGGCGACGACCGAGCGGCCGAACGTGTCGTCGGCCAGTCGCTGCTTCTCGCTATCGGCGTCGGCGTCCTCCTCGCAATCATCGGCTATCTTGGCAGACACCAACTTCTTACACTCATCGGTGCGCAGGGTCGCGTCTACACTGAAGCACTCGCCTACGCCGAAGTGTTGTTCGTGACGCTCCCGTTCACGTTCGTCTTCTTCGCCTTCCGGGCCGTCCTCCGCGGGGCGGGAGATACCCGCACGGCGATGTGGTTGGTCGTCGTCAGCGCCGGTCTCAACGTCATTTTGGATCCGCTTTTCATCCTCGGCTACGGCCCGTTCTCGGCGATGGGGACGCGCGGTGCCGCGGTCGCAACGCTTGTCGCACGCATCGTCGCCGCCGCCGCCGGACTCTCGATTCTCCTCCACGGTGGATGGGGGGCGCGCCTTCGCATCCCCGACCTCCGGCCGGATCCGACGCTCCTCCGCAAACTCGTTGATGTGGGGTATCCGGCGACGCTGGACGGCTTGGCTCGGAGTTTCGCCGCTGTTGCCCTCGCTGCACTCGTCGCCCGATTCGGTTCTGTCGCCACCGCCGCCTACGGAATCGGGCTTCGCCTGATGTCTGTCTCGTGGACCGTCTCAGGCGCAGTCGGACAGGCCGCCGCGACAGGTGTCGGTCAGAACCTCGGCGCGAACACGCCGGACCGTGCGGCGGAAGTGACGTGGAAGGCCACCGCGGGAACGATGGCGATTCTCGGTGCCGTCGGAGGCGTCGTCTGGGCGTTCCCCGCTGTCTTCATGCGCGTGTTTATCGACGACGCCCCCGTTGTCGCCGCGGGGGTCGAGATGCTCACGATAATTGCACCGTTCTGGGCGTTCCTCGGCGGCCTGATGGTAATTCAGGGAGCGTTCCGCGGTGCCGGCCGAACCCGTGTTTCGATGGTGCTATCGCTCATCTCCCGGTGGGTCGTCCGCTTTCCGGCGGCATTCGTCCTCGCGTACACCCTCTCGTGGGGCGTCACCGGTCTCTGGTGGGGGCTGTCGCTCTCCGGCATCGTCACCTTCGTCGTCGGCTGTCTGTGGTTCCTCCACGGTGAGTGGCGCTCTGCCGTCGTGGACGAGGACGACACCGAAGACGATGACGCCCACCGAGACACCGACGAGACGCCGTCGGTAGCTGACTGA
- the gatB gene encoding Asp-tRNA(Asn)/Glu-tRNA(Gln) amidotransferase subunit GatB, with translation MTAKALSQRDLATVIGLEVHVQLETDTKIFCGCSTDAAEDEEPNTRTCPVCLGLPGALPVLNEGAVEAAVKVGKALDATVAEHTRFHRKNYYYPDLPKNFQITQYDAPICADGTLEVSVEGERREVGIERAHLEEDPGSLQHKGGSIDTADYTLVNYNRAGTPLMEIVTKPDFRSPQETRAFLAKLEEVLEYLGVFDATRDGSLRIDANISMVPADEVGDDGSIADETLAAANRTEVKNISSHKGAEKALAYEVTRQKNAISRGRAIEQETRHWDESRGITVSMRSKEEEKDYRYFREADLPPLEVADWKEKIDIPELPDARRERFREEYGLDSESASKLTSTKEVADFYEDVADKFDPSLAATWVADNLLGELNYRDMQITEITHRLDEFTRLVELVDAGDITTKNAEEVVLRRMLDDGESPDDIVEAEGLGAADDDEVVTAVTEAIEENPDAVEDYHAGEGGAINFLVGQVMQKTGGSADPGDVNQMLRDELDE, from the coding sequence ATGACCGCGAAGGCGCTCTCTCAGCGCGACCTCGCCACCGTCATCGGGCTGGAGGTCCACGTTCAGCTCGAAACGGACACCAAGATTTTCTGCGGGTGTTCGACCGACGCGGCGGAAGACGAAGAACCGAACACGCGGACGTGCCCGGTCTGTCTCGGCCTACCAGGCGCGCTTCCCGTCCTGAACGAAGGTGCCGTCGAAGCCGCCGTCAAAGTGGGGAAGGCGCTCGACGCGACTGTCGCCGAACACACCCGGTTCCACCGGAAGAACTACTACTACCCCGACCTGCCGAAGAACTTCCAGATCACGCAGTACGACGCACCGATCTGCGCCGACGGCACGCTGGAAGTCTCCGTCGAGGGCGAGCGCCGCGAAGTCGGTATCGAGCGCGCCCACCTCGAAGAGGACCCCGGCAGCCTCCAGCACAAAGGTGGGAGCATCGACACCGCAGATTACACGCTCGTCAACTACAACCGCGCGGGGACGCCGCTAATGGAGATTGTGACGAAACCCGACTTCCGCAGTCCGCAGGAGACCCGGGCGTTCCTGGCTAAGTTGGAGGAAGTCCTCGAATATCTCGGCGTCTTCGACGCGACGCGCGACGGGTCGCTCCGTATCGACGCGAACATCTCGATGGTCCCGGCCGATGAAGTCGGAGACGACGGCAGTATCGCCGACGAGACGCTGGCCGCTGCGAACCGCACCGAGGTGAAGAACATCTCCAGCCACAAGGGCGCAGAGAAAGCGCTCGCCTACGAGGTGACGCGACAGAAGAACGCGATCTCGCGTGGCCGCGCCATCGAACAGGAGACGCGCCACTGGGACGAATCGCGCGGTATCACCGTCTCGATGCGGTCGAAAGAAGAAGAGAAAGACTACCGCTACTTCCGCGAAGCCGACCTGCCGCCCCTCGAGGTCGCAGACTGGAAAGAGAAAATAGACATTCCGGAACTGCCGGATGCCCGCCGCGAACGCTTCCGTGAGGAGTACGGTCTCGATTCGGAATCTGCCTCAAAGCTCACCTCCACGAAGGAAGTCGCAGACTTCTACGAGGACGTGGCTGACAAGTTCGACCCGAGTCTCGCGGCAACGTGGGTGGCCGACAACTTGCTCGGCGAACTCAACTACCGCGACATGCAGATTACGGAGATCACGCACCGGCTGGACGAGTTCACTCGACTGGTCGAACTCGTTGATGCGGGCGACATTACCACAAAGAACGCCGAAGAGGTCGTTCTTCGGCGGATGCTCGACGATGGCGAGTCACCGGACGACATCGTCGAAGCGGAAGGACTCGGCGCGGCTGACGACGACGAAGTTGTCACTGCCGTCACCGAAGCCATCGAGGAGAACCCCGATGCTGTCGAGGACTACCACGCGGGCGAAGGTGGCGCGATCAACTTCCTCGTCGGCCAAGTGATGCAGAAGACCGGCGGGAGCGCAGACCCCGGCGATGTGAACCAGATGCTGCGCGACGAGTTAGACGAGTAG
- the smc gene encoding chromosome segregation protein SMC, with protein sequence MHIKELVLDGFKSFGRKTRIPFYEDFTVVTGPNGSGKSNIIDGVLFALGLARTRGIRAEKLTDLIYNPGHADAESERAGGTKEASVTVILDNSDGKLDRSQVINAAGSDDVGDVSEIRVKRRVKETDENYYSYYYLNGRSCNLSDIQDLLAQAGITPEGYNVVMQGDVTEIINMTPYQRRGIIDEIAGVAEFDAKKEDAFGELESVEERIEEADLRIEEKESRLDQLEDERETALKYQSLREEREEYEGYLKAAELEDKRADLERTESKAETKAEKLESLREELDTRQGRVSRLEAELDELSKEIERKGEDEQLRIKSEIESVKGEIDRLENAIEAAEDRIDEAETERRKAFVELDRKQEMIDDVEDDIRAVKVEKASVKSEIKTKETELAEVEAEIDSVDTEFDELKDELAAKKSQLEELKTERNDLQREKDRLLDDTRRRSSEISETQEKISEVREELPTLKAKLSDLHSELDKAEKNKQKIDGVIEDLREDRSDLKSDLDEVEDELRSKQSEYAELEARAGKDGDTSWPRAVTTILNSGQSGVHGTVGQLGSVPGEYATACETAAGGRLAHVVVDDDGVGSSCIDYLKSRNAGRATFLPITKMDDRGLPRKPSDPGVVDFARNIVEYDAEYEPIFSYVLGSTLVVEDMQTARSLMGDYRMVTLDGDLVERSGAMTGGSGGGSRYSFSKSGSGRLERLAVEISDLEDDRREIEQEIRDIESQLDDAREKASDAADRVRSVEADIDRAEEDVEEKKAEIEQLEDRIEELREKRAEVDEEMQSLDTDIDALTADIDDVQSEIDELESELADSKIPELTAQADEIRAEIEEKEDRMDELDGRLNELQLEKEYAEDAIEDLNETVESAQDRKADARDVIREKEQAIEEKEAVLEEKREAVSDLEAELKELKAERSDLREDVREAKSERDEQRDKVERVESRVENLRESAERLAWEIDELEAEVGEYDPEEIPDHDEVQENIQQLTGKMESLEPVNMLAIDEYDEVQADLEDLQDGRDVLAEERQGIQDRIEQFEAQKKETFMEAFDAINDNFTDIFERLSNGTGELHLENPEDPFEEGLTMKAQPGDKPIQRLDAMSGGEKSLTALAFIFAIQRHNPAPFYALDEVDAFLDAANAERVGEMVDDLAGRAQFVVVSHRSALLERSERAIGVTMQGDNVSAVTGIQLGDGEEEENPEATADD encoded by the coding sequence ATGCACATCAAAGAGCTCGTCCTTGACGGATTCAAGAGCTTCGGGCGCAAGACCCGAATCCCGTTCTACGAGGACTTCACGGTAGTTACCGGCCCGAACGGCTCCGGCAAGTCGAACATCATCGACGGCGTGCTGTTCGCGCTTGGCCTCGCACGCACGCGAGGTATCAGAGCGGAGAAACTGACTGACCTCATCTACAATCCCGGACACGCCGACGCCGAGAGCGAACGCGCTGGTGGGACGAAAGAAGCCAGCGTCACCGTTATCCTCGATAACTCCGACGGGAAACTCGACCGGTCCCAAGTGATCAACGCCGCCGGGAGCGACGACGTGGGCGACGTATCTGAGATACGCGTCAAGCGTCGCGTAAAGGAGACCGACGAGAACTACTATTCGTACTACTACCTCAACGGCCGCTCCTGCAACCTCTCGGACATTCAGGACCTCCTCGCGCAGGCCGGTATCACGCCCGAAGGGTACAACGTCGTCATGCAGGGCGACGTGACCGAGATTATCAATATGACCCCGTACCAGCGACGGGGCATCATCGACGAAATCGCGGGCGTCGCAGAGTTCGACGCGAAAAAGGAGGATGCCTTCGGCGAACTCGAATCAGTCGAAGAACGCATCGAGGAGGCGGACCTCCGCATCGAGGAGAAGGAGTCACGCCTCGACCAACTCGAAGACGAACGCGAGACGGCGCTGAAGTACCAATCGCTCCGCGAGGAACGCGAGGAGTACGAGGGCTATCTGAAAGCCGCTGAACTCGAAGACAAGCGTGCGGACCTCGAACGCACCGAGTCGAAAGCCGAGACGAAAGCCGAGAAACTCGAATCGCTCCGCGAGGAACTCGACACGCGACAGGGACGCGTCTCACGCCTCGAAGCCGAACTGGACGAACTGTCCAAGGAGATCGAGCGGAAAGGCGAGGACGAACAACTCCGTATCAAAAGCGAGATCGAGTCGGTCAAAGGTGAGATCGACCGGTTAGAAAACGCTATCGAGGCCGCCGAAGACCGCATCGACGAGGCCGAAACGGAGCGCCGAAAGGCGTTCGTCGAACTCGACCGCAAGCAGGAGATGATAGACGATGTCGAAGACGACATCCGTGCGGTCAAAGTCGAGAAAGCGTCGGTCAAATCCGAGATCAAGACCAAGGAGACCGAGCTCGCCGAAGTCGAGGCCGAGATTGACAGCGTGGACACCGAGTTCGACGAACTCAAAGACGAACTCGCAGCGAAGAAATCGCAGTTAGAAGAGCTGAAGACGGAGCGAAACGACCTCCAGAGAGAGAAAGACCGCCTCTTGGACGATACGCGACGGCGGTCTTCGGAGATTTCCGAAACGCAAGAGAAGATCAGCGAGGTCCGCGAAGAACTGCCGACTCTGAAAGCGAAACTGTCGGATCTGCACTCGGAACTCGATAAGGCCGAAAAGAACAAACAGAAGATAGACGGCGTTATCGAGGATCTCCGCGAGGACCGCTCGGACCTCAAATCTGATCTCGACGAGGTGGAAGACGAACTCCGGAGCAAACAGTCCGAGTACGCCGAACTCGAAGCCCGCGCCGGGAAGGACGGCGACACGTCGTGGCCACGAGCGGTGACGACGATTCTCAACTCCGGGCAATCCGGCGTCCACGGCACCGTCGGCCAACTCGGGTCGGTGCCGGGCGAATACGCGACGGCCTGTGAGACGGCGGCCGGTGGTCGCCTCGCACACGTCGTTGTGGACGACGACGGCGTCGGCTCCTCCTGTATCGACTACCTCAAATCGCGGAACGCGGGCCGAGCGACGTTCCTCCCGATTACGAAGATGGACGACCGGGGGCTGCCGCGGAAGCCGAGCGACCCCGGCGTCGTGGACTTCGCGCGCAACATCGTGGAGTACGACGCGGAGTACGAGCCGATTTTCTCGTACGTCCTCGGTTCGACGCTCGTCGTCGAGGATATGCAGACCGCTCGGTCGCTGATGGGCGACTACCGCATGGTGACGCTCGACGGCGACTTGGTGGAACGTTCCGGCGCGATGACCGGCGGATCCGGCGGTGGCTCTCGCTACTCCTTCTCGAAATCCGGGTCGGGGCGACTCGAACGCCTCGCTGTCGAGATTTCCGACCTCGAAGACGACCGACGCGAGATCGAACAGGAGATACGCGATATCGAGTCGCAGTTGGACGACGCCCGCGAGAAGGCGTCCGACGCCGCCGACCGAGTTCGGTCGGTCGAAGCCGACATCGACCGCGCAGAAGAGGATGTCGAGGAGAAAAAAGCGGAAATCGAGCAGTTAGAAGACCGTATCGAGGAACTCCGCGAAAAGCGCGCCGAAGTGGACGAGGAGATGCAGTCACTCGACACCGACATCGACGCGCTCACCGCCGACATCGACGACGTGCAGTCGGAGATCGACGAGTTGGAGTCCGAACTCGCAGACTCGAAGATTCCGGAACTCACGGCGCAGGCCGACGAAATCCGCGCCGAAATCGAGGAGAAAGAAGACCGTATGGACGAACTCGATGGCCGCCTCAACGAACTCCAGTTGGAGAAGGAGTACGCCGAGGACGCCATCGAGGATCTGAACGAGACGGTCGAGAGCGCCCAAGACCGGAAGGCGGACGCCCGCGATGTCATCCGCGAGAAAGAGCAGGCAATCGAGGAGAAAGAGGCTGTCCTCGAAGAGAAGCGCGAGGCCGTCTCCGACCTCGAAGCGGAACTGAAGGAACTGAAAGCCGAGCGCTCTGATCTCCGCGAAGACGTGCGGGAGGCAAAGTCCGAACGCGACGAACAGCGCGACAAAGTCGAGCGCGTGGAGTCGCGCGTCGAGAATCTCCGCGAGAGCGCCGAACGCCTCGCGTGGGAGATCGACGAACTCGAAGCCGAAGTCGGCGAGTACGACCCCGAGGAGATTCCCGACCACGACGAGGTTCAAGAGAACATCCAACAGCTGACGGGCAAAATGGAGTCGTTAGAACCCGTCAACATGCTCGCAATCGACGAGTACGACGAAGTGCAGGCCGACTTAGAGGACTTACAGGACGGCCGCGACGTGCTCGCAGAGGAACGACAGGGAATCCAAGACCGCATCGAGCAGTTCGAGGCGCAGAAAAAGGAGACGTTCATGGAGGCGTTCGACGCTATCAACGACAACTTCACCGACATCTTCGAACGCCTCTCGAACGGGACGGGCGAACTCCACCTCGAAAACCCCGAGGACCCGTTCGAGGAGGGGCTGACGATGAAAGCGCAACCGGGCGACAAGCCCATCCAGCGACTCGACGCGATGTCCGGCGGCGAGAAGTCGCTGACGGCGCTGGCGTTTATCTTCGCCATCCAGCGCCACAACCCCGCGCCGTTCTACGCGCTTGATGAGGTTGACGCGTTCCTCGACGCCGCAAACGCCGAACGCGTCGGTGAGATGGTGGACGACTTGGCCGGACGCGCCCAGTTCGTCGTCGTCTCGCACCGCTCTGCCCTCTTAGAGCGCTCTGAACGCGCTATCGGTGTCACGATGCAGGGTGACAACGTGAGCGCAGTGACGGGTATCCAACTCGGAGACGGCGAAGAAGAGGAGAACCCGGAGGCGACGGCAGATGACTGA
- the gerPC gene encoding spore germination protein GerPC, translating into MSNRVEELESKVAELQAAVNGLTEELVETKERVRLLEDQVEVDLTAGSRPVGHAPAQPDVESDAEPEVQAADQSDETTAQAESDEQTDDSNSHLRESPAQAMSRAETSAQPSDDASLIDADANDSTVSDPTESEDDEVKSDESESDDEAESAEDDSDIIVA; encoded by the coding sequence ATGAGTAACCGGGTGGAGGAACTTGAGTCAAAAGTCGCGGAACTCCAGGCCGCCGTCAATGGCCTGACCGAAGAATTGGTCGAGACGAAAGAGCGCGTCCGTCTTCTCGAAGACCAAGTAGAGGTTGACCTCACGGCCGGATCACGGCCCGTTGGTCACGCGCCCGCCCAACCTGACGTCGAATCGGACGCGGAGCCGGAAGTGCAAGCTGCCGATCAAAGCGACGAGACGACGGCGCAGGCCGAGTCCGACGAACAGACCGACGACTCAAACTCCCATCTCCGCGAATCGCCCGCACAGGCGATGTCCCGTGCCGAAACGTCCGCTCAGCCCTCCGACGACGCGAGTCTTATCGATGCGGATGCAAACGACTCGACAGTCTCCGACCCCACCGAGTCCGAGGACGACGAAGTCAAGTCTGACGAGTCCGAGAGTGACGACGAGGCGGAGTCAGCCGAGGACGACAGCGATATTATCGTCGCGTAA